From a region of the Haematobia irritans isolate KBUSLIRL chromosome 4, ASM5000362v1, whole genome shotgun sequence genome:
- the LOC142235224 gene encoding uncharacterized protein LOC142235224 has translation MFKFFALCLMAIVALAAAKPGIVAPLAYTAPYVAAAPYTAAYTAAYTAPYAAASYVAASPYVAAPYASAYTYPYAASYFLRK, from the exons atgttcaaattc TTCGCCTTGTGTTTGATGGCTATCGTTGCCTTGGCCGCTGCTAAGCCTGGTATTGTTGCTCCTTTGGCTTACACTGCTCCTTATGTGGCTGCTGCTCCCTACACTGCCGCCTACACAGCTGCCTATACTGCTCCCTATGCCGCTGCCTCCTATGTTGCTGCCTCACCTTATGTAGCAGCTCCATATGCTAGTGCTTACACTTATCCTTATGCTGCCTCTTACTTCTTGCGTAAATAG